The sequence below is a genomic window from Acetivibrio clariflavus DSM 19732.
TGGGAAGTCAGGAAGAAAAGAAAAAGATGATTCAACTGAACTAAATTACTTTACAAGCATGGTAAGGACGGGAAATTTTGACTTTGGTGTATCCATAGAAGATACATCCGAGAGAATGATGCTTATTGACAGCAAGGGAAGGATAATAAGCGAAGATATGTTTACAGCTTTAGTGTCACTGATTATGTTTAAAACTGTTGAGGGTGGCACAGTAGTTGTTCCGTTATCCGCTACTCATGCTGTCGAAAAAATTGCCGAGAAGAATCATGGAAGGGTATTAAGGACAAAAACTTCTCCCCAGGATTTAATGAACAGTATTCTTGGAAATGAGGTAAAAGCGGAGTCTATTGACCAGTTTAATCTTTACTTTGATGCCATTTCCGGCCTTGTAAAAATAATGGACTTTTTAAAATCCAATAACTACAAACTTGACGATCTGGTTGATATGATACCGAATTTTTACGTTCATGAAAAAGAGGTAGAATGTTCCTGGAATGCTAAAGGAAAAGTAATGAGGCAGATAATACAGGAAAGCGGTAATAACAATGTTGAGACTTTAGAAGGTGTAAAAATATATAAAGACGGCAGTTGGGTTTTGATACTGCCTGATGCAGAGCAACCCGTATGCAGAATAAAGAGTGAGAGTTATTCTGCCGAGATTGCTCAGGAATTAACCAGTTTTTATGCTGACAAGGTTACACAAATTAGCAATAGTTAGTATTTAAATATTAAAGTCTAGCATCTAAATACAAAAGTAAAGGGGTATTATTGCCCCTTTGCTTTTGTATCTATACATATTTTATAAATTCATCAGATTTTCTTCAGAGATTGGAGTGTACAACTTATAACCTTCCTCGTAATCTCTTACAGCATCGATGAATCTGTTATCATCGCCTCTTTTAAACACTTCAAAAATTATATCGTCCATATAATCGTCAAAATAGTTTGTGACGAGATAGAATTTTACTCTAAGGTCTGTTAAGCCTCGAAAGAAATTCCTGGCCGGAGTTAACCCTACATCAGCGATAAAACTTAAATCTTCTGCTGCTATATCGTAATTGGAGTTTGAACGTAAAATATTTATGTTTCCGGCTTCAACCCAATTTGATGTGTTTATTCCCAGAAGTTTAAACTCCTCTTGTATTAAGGCTCTGCATAAATAATGCCTTGTGCTCTCAGAGTTTGACTTTGTATACTTTTTCTTGAAGTAGCTTTCGCTAAAATCAGTAATTGTCTTTTTTAGGATTACTTCCTCATGGAGCAATAGATTATTGTCAATAAGAAATTTTAGAAAGTTTACATCTCTGTCGCCGCCGCTGTCAGCTTTTAAATTGTCGAGTAAAGTATCTATGGATACAGCAAAGTTTATTTTATTGAGCTTTGTCATAAGTATATTGCTTTCCAAAGTTTATCACCTCATTCAGCCTTTGTTTTGTCTCAATTTATTATATCCATACTTTGATTTTATTCTCCAAATCCTAAAACAAAATTAATGGTTATTTTTTCATAAATGTATGTACTTAAAAATGGATGGTTGCAAACAGCGCACAAAAGGAATATATGAAAAATACCGATGATTTACGAGTTCTGACACTTGAAATAGTGAAATTTTATAGTAGAATTAAAATAAAGGATGAAGGCAAAAACATTATGAAGACCAAATCTGCAATTGCTAAAAATATGTTGAATCTACGGTTGGTGTGACGAAGAAATTGGATTTCAGCAATGTGAAAAAGTACATGGAAGGGATGAAGCTGTATGCTCCGCAAAGACCAGAAGTATGTATTGATGTTTATATTCATTTTTCTTGGAATTTTAACTACAGTTCAATTCAGAAGCATATTGCATAACAATAGAAATAAGCCATCCATAGCTTATGAAATAGAAAGTTTAAAGAAAGAGCTTGAAGCCGAAATAGCTGCTGGAAATGAACTTAGAGAAGAAATTGAATTTAATACAAAGAAAAAAGAGAGTATATTAAAGACTTTTGTTACCGGTGAAGATGACGGTCAGCTGATGGAGCAATGGGAGGAATTAAAACTCTATGCAGGATTAACCGATGTTAAAGGAGACGGTGTAATTATAACTTTGAATGACGCTGAAGAGAAAAATCCCATTGATGTAAATTGGAGTTTGCTTCATGATTCGGATATCTATGAGGTAGTCAATGAGCTAAAAAAAGGTGGAGCACAGGCTATATCAATAAATAATGAGAGGGTAATTTCAACAACGGAAATTGTGTGTGCCGGACCAACAATTCGTGTTAATAGAAACAGATATGCTGTTCCTTATGAGATTAAGTCTATTGGTGATCCTAAGCGTTTGTATTCCACTTTTATTGAAAGTCCTATTTATTCCGTTTTGAAGTGGTTGGGAATAAGAGTTGAAATTAAAGAAGCAAAGAACATTGAAATACCAAAATACAACGGTAACATAGACAACTTGGTTAAAGGTGTGGAGGTAGTTGAACAGTGAAATTTATTAATACTGTATCATTAACTTTAATTTGTATGATAATGGGTATTACTGTAGCCTGGCAGTAT
It includes:
- a CDS encoding DUF881 domain-containing protein, which translates into the protein MLRKDQKYVLMFIFIFLGILTTVQFRSILHNNRNKPSIAYEIESLKKELEAEIAAGNELREEIEFNTKKKESILKTFVTGEDDGQLMEQWEELKLYAGLTDVKGDGVIITLNDAEEKNPIDVNWSLLHDSDIYEVVNELKKGGAQAISINNERVISTTEIVCAGPTIRVNRNRYAVPYEIKSIGDPKRLYSTFIESPIYSVLKWLGIRVEIKEAKNIEIPKYNGNIDNLVKGVEVVEQ